One genomic region from Apodemus sylvaticus chromosome 1, mApoSyl1.1, whole genome shotgun sequence encodes:
- the LOC127668308 gene encoding probable isocitrate dehydrogenase [NAD] gamma 2, mitochondrial has protein sequence MLAVACCSVRTIFQPAVLLGHSKEAVCELVTSFRNFCSDYTVPPSPKYGGRHTVTMIPGDGIGPELMVHVKRIFRSNCVPVDFEEVWVTSTSNQEDINNALMAIRRNRVALKGNIATNHNRPARFKSHNTTFRTILDLYASVVHFKTFPGVKTRHKDIDILVVRENTEGEYTNLEHESVKGVVESLKIVTKAKSVRIADYAFKLAQKMGRKKVTVVHKANIMKLGDGLFLQCCKDVAAHYPKVTLESMIIDNTTMQLVSNPQQFDVMVMPNLYGNIINSICTGLVGGPGIVPGANYGHSYAIFETGSREIGHDLAHRNIANPVAMLLTSCIMLDYLDLQPYASHIRSAVMASLQKKAICTPDIGGQGTTSSTVDYILDHMKESGCHPNFFLSLT, from the coding sequence ATGCTAGCAGTAGCCTGCTGTTCTGTGAGAACAATTTTCCAACCTGCTGTTCTTCTTGGCCATTCTAAGGAGGCAGTATGTGAACTTGTGACCTCCTTCAGAAATTTCTGCTCAGATTACACAGTGCCTCCTTCACCAAAGTATGGTGGAAGGCACACGGTAACTATGATTCCTGGAGATGGCATTGGGCCTGAGCTTATGGTTCATGTTAAGAGAATATTCAGATCAAATTGTGTGCCTGTGGACTTTGAAGAGGTGTGGGTCACCTCAACATCTAATCAGGAGGACATCAACAATGCTCTCATGGCCATCCGTCGGAACCGTGTTGCTCTGAAGGGCAATATTGCAACCAACCACAATCGGCCTGCCCGTTTCAAGTCTCACAACACCACGTTTCGCACCATCCTTGACCTCTATGCCAGTGTTGTCCATTTCAAGACTTTTCCTGGTGTGAAGACCCGACACAAGGACATAGACATCCTGGTTGTTCGGGAGAATACAGAGGGAGAGTATACTAACCTGGAGCATGAGAGTGTGAAAGGAGTGGTAGAGAGCCTAAAGATTGTAACAAAGGCCAAGTCTGTGCGCATTGCTGATTATGCCTTCAAGTTGGCTCAAAAGATGGGGCGGAAAAAAGTGACAGTTGTTCACAAGGCTAACATCATGAAACTGGGAGATGGGCTCTTCCTTCAGTGCTGTAAGGATGTAGCAGCGCACTATCCTAAGGTCACCTTGGAGAGTATGATTATAGATAACACCACAATGCAGTTGGTATCAAACCCCCAACAGTTTGATGTCATGGTGATGCCCAATCTTTATGGCAACATTATCAACAGCATCTGCACAGGGCTGGTTGGAGGGCCAGGAATTGTCCCTGGAGCCAATTATGGTCATTCATACGCAATATTTGAGACAGGTTCAAGGGAAATAGGTCACGATTTAGCTCACAGAAATATTGCCAACCCTGTCGCCATGCTGCTGACCAGCTGCATCATGCTGGACTACCTTGATCTCCAACCCTATGCCTCTCACATCCGCTCTGCAGTCATGGCAtccttacaaaagaaagcaatcTGCACTCCAGACATAGGAGGTCAGGGGACCACATCAAGCACTGTCGACTACATCTTAGACCACATGAAAGAAAGTGGTTgtcatccaaatttcttcctctctctcacttga